A single region of the Hyphomicrobiales bacterium genome encodes:
- a CDS encoding conserved hypothetical protein (Evidence 4 : Unknown function but conserved in other organisms), with translation MRRRGGRMARQTMTILAARIAGKVAAIIAIALGLAAGVMLPHGQAVAQDNPVAICRNVGDDNMLRPLPPTLLDAAKAAFGESLEGLDQANTGVWRCMGGRAYVCLPGGERHCGRADSQPMATPEASAYCRTHPDSAAVPSHATGRDTIFAWGCEGKAVKNKGGVRSVDPRGFVKEYWQALP, from the coding sequence ATGCGTCGGCGTGGTGGGCGAATGGCAAGGCAGACGATGACTATTCTGGCAGCCCGTATTGCGGGCAAGGTGGCCGCAATAATCGCGATCGCACTCGGTCTCGCCGCAGGCGTGATGTTGCCGCATGGCCAGGCCGTGGCACAGGACAATCCTGTCGCCATCTGCCGCAATGTCGGCGACGACAACATGCTCCGCCCATTGCCCCCCACCCTCCTCGACGCGGCCAAAGCCGCTTTCGGCGAAAGCCTGGAGGGGTTGGACCAGGCCAATACCGGCGTATGGCGATGCATGGGCGGACGCGCCTATGTGTGCCTTCCCGGTGGCGAACGTCATTGCGGCCGCGCCGACAGCCAGCCGATGGCCACGCCCGAAGCCAGCGCCTATTGCCGCACGCATCCGGACAGCGCCGCCGTGCCGAGCCACGCCACGGGTCGTGACACCATTTTTGCGTGGGGCTGCGAGGGCAAGGCCGTGAAGAATAAGGGAGGCGTGCGCAGTGTGGACCCGCGCGGCTTCGTCAAGGAATACTGGCAGGCCCTGCCATGA
- a CDS encoding Lytic murein transglycosylase translates to MRHSVLTLIAVALFQGFASQAVLAQDFGAFLNGIRAEASSAGVTAATFDAETAGLTPDLSLPNLDLPGRRGPSNAGQSEFTQTPAQYLAPKALAAQAARGRQYLARHKQALVAIERRYGVPGSVVLAIWGRETAFGAAKVPYDAVRVLATQAFVGRRKAEFRQEFLLALKMLQDGVVTRSALRSSWAGAIGLTQMLPSQYYKYGVDFDGSGRVDIWTSETDALASIANHLAGEGWVRGLDWALEVNPAAGFTCGHADPEQAMTVAQWLARGFTVIGGKTPSATDRAAQASLFMPAGAYGPAFLITRNYYALKAYNFSDLYVLYVGHLADLIDGGRPFATPWQGMKQASTAGIAAIQRELTRHGHYAETIDGRAGMRTRLAIGLYQEARGLPVDCWPGEAVLKALQAAR, encoded by the coding sequence TTGCGACATTCCGTCCTTACCCTCATCGCCGTTGCACTTTTCCAGGGCTTTGCATCACAGGCTGTCCTGGCCCAGGACTTCGGCGCTTTCCTCAACGGGATCCGAGCCGAGGCATCCTCCGCCGGTGTCACAGCCGCGACCTTCGATGCCGAGACGGCGGGCTTGACCCCTGATCTGAGCCTCCCCAATCTCGATCTTCCCGGTCGCCGTGGACCTTCCAACGCCGGGCAGTCCGAATTCACACAGACGCCGGCGCAGTATCTCGCGCCGAAGGCCCTGGCGGCACAGGCGGCAAGGGGGCGCCAATATCTTGCACGCCATAAGCAGGCCCTGGTGGCAATTGAACGTCGCTATGGTGTTCCTGGCTCTGTGGTACTCGCCATCTGGGGGAGGGAGACCGCATTCGGCGCGGCCAAAGTGCCCTATGATGCCGTGCGCGTTCTGGCGACCCAGGCTTTCGTCGGGCGCCGCAAAGCCGAATTCCGACAGGAATTCCTGCTCGCACTCAAGATGCTGCAGGACGGCGTGGTGACGCGCTCGGCGCTGCGCAGCTCCTGGGCGGGCGCCATCGGCCTCACCCAGATGCTGCCGTCGCAATATTACAAATATGGTGTCGATTTCGACGGCTCAGGCCGGGTCGATATCTGGACCTCGGAGACCGATGCCTTGGCCTCGATCGCCAATCACCTGGCCGGTGAGGGCTGGGTGCGCGGTCTTGACTGGGCGCTGGAGGTGAACCCCGCGGCGGGGTTCACCTGCGGCCATGCCGATCCCGAACAGGCGATGACCGTGGCGCAGTGGCTGGCGCGCGGGTTCACCGTCATCGGCGGCAAGACGCCGAGCGCCACAGACCGCGCGGCGCAAGCCTCGCTGTTCATGCCCGCCGGTGCCTACGGCCCGGCCTTCCTGATCACCCGCAACTACTACGCCCTGAAGGCCTATAATTTTTCGGATCTCTATGTCCTTTATGTCGGCCATTTGGCGGATCTGATCGATGGGGGAAGGCCCTTCGCCACCCCGTGGCAGGGCATGAAGCAGGCCTCGACCGCCGGTATCGCCGCCATCCAGCGGGAACTCACCCGCCATGGCCACTATGCCGAGACCATCGACGGGCGCGCCGGCATGCGGACACGGCTCGCCATCGGCCTCTATCAGGAGGCGCGCGGCCTTCCTGTGGACTGCTGGCCCGGCGAAGCTGTACTGAAGGCTCTGCAGGCGGCGCGCTGA